In a single window of the Osmerus eperlanus chromosome 2, fOsmEpe2.1, whole genome shotgun sequence genome:
- the LOC134014419 gene encoding transcription factor AP-4-like isoform X1: protein MEYFMVPAEKVPSLQHFRKTEKDVIGGLCSLGNIPLTPETARDQERRIRREIANSNERRRMQSINSGFQSLKTLIPHSDGEKLSKAAILQQTAEYIFSLEQEKTRLLQQNNQLKRFIQEFSGSSPKRRRAEEKDEGIGSPDILEEEKGEDLRREMIELRQQLDKERSARMLLEEQIRSLDDHLYSEKLLDQELRAGRLAQQQHDQSEENTPALSPQVLAPATPPAPTHHATVIVPAPAQPATQPHHVTVVTMGPPSVINAASTSRQNLDTIVQAIQHIEGTQHEEAGVGGEDEQRRAVIVTPGRGLSGSDTGSDSEDAEDCSLP from the exons ATGGAGTATTTCATGGTACCAGCTGAAAAGGTGCCCTCCTTGCAACATTTTAGGAAAACGGAGAAGGATGTGATTGGTGGCCTTTGTAG tctggGGAAtatccccctgacccctgaaacGGCGCGCGACCAGGAGAGGCGAATCCGACGGGAGATCGCCAACAGCAACGAGCGTCGGCGCATGCAGAGCATCAACTCTGGCTTCCAGTCCCTCAAGACGCTCATCCCCCACAGCGACGGAGAGAAGCTCAGCAAG GCAGCTATCTTGCAGCAGACAGCAGAGTACATCTTCTCCCTGGAACAGGAGAAGACCCGGCTACTGCAGCAGAACAATCAGCTGAAGCGCTTCATCCAG GAGTTCAGCGGCTCCTCCCCGAAGAGGAGGCGTGCTGAGGAGAAGGACGAGGGGATCGGCTCCCCCGacatcctggaggaggagaagggggaggaccTGCGGAGGGAGATGATCGAGCTACGGCAGCAGCTGGATAAGGAACGTTCCGCCAGGATGCTGTTGGAAGAACAG ATCCGCTCCCTGGACGACCACCTGTACTCGGAGAAGCTTCTGGACCAGGAGCTGCGGGCCGGCCGcctggcccagcagcagcacgaCCAGTCGGAGGAGAACACACCCGCCCTCAGCCCGCAG GTTTTGGCGCCGGCCACGCCTCCCGCCCCCACCCACCACGCCACGGTCATCGTCCCTGCGCCGGCACAGCCCGCCACCCAGCCCCATCACGTCACCGTGGTTACCATGGGCCCGCCCTCGGTCATCAACGCAGCATCCACGTCTCGGCAGAACCTGGACACGATCgtgcag gccaTCCAGCATATTGAGGGCACCCAGCACGAGGAGGCCGGTGTGGGGGGCGAGGACGAGCAGAGGAGGGCCGTGATCGTCACCCCCGGACGAGGCCTGTCAGGCTCCGACACGGGGTCGGACAGCGAGGACGCGGAGGACTGCTCACTGCCCTGA
- the LOC134014419 gene encoding transcription factor AP-4-like isoform X2, giving the protein MQSINSGFQSLKTLIPHSDGEKLSKAAILQQTAEYIFSLEQEKTRLLQQNNQLKRFIQEFSGSSPKRRRAEEKDEGIGSPDILEEEKGEDLRREMIELRQQLDKERSARMLLEEQIRSLDDHLYSEKLLDQELRAGRLAQQQHDQSEENTPALSPQVLAPATPPAPTHHATVIVPAPAQPATQPHHVTVVTMGPPSVINAASTSRQNLDTIVQAIQHIEGTQHEEAGVGGEDEQRRAVIVTPGRGLSGSDTGSDSEDAEDCSLP; this is encoded by the exons ATGCAGAGCATCAACTCTGGCTTCCAGTCCCTCAAGACGCTCATCCCCCACAGCGACGGAGAGAAGCTCAGCAAG GCAGCTATCTTGCAGCAGACAGCAGAGTACATCTTCTCCCTGGAACAGGAGAAGACCCGGCTACTGCAGCAGAACAATCAGCTGAAGCGCTTCATCCAG GAGTTCAGCGGCTCCTCCCCGAAGAGGAGGCGTGCTGAGGAGAAGGACGAGGGGATCGGCTCCCCCGacatcctggaggaggagaagggggaggaccTGCGGAGGGAGATGATCGAGCTACGGCAGCAGCTGGATAAGGAACGTTCCGCCAGGATGCTGTTGGAAGAACAG ATCCGCTCCCTGGACGACCACCTGTACTCGGAGAAGCTTCTGGACCAGGAGCTGCGGGCCGGCCGcctggcccagcagcagcacgaCCAGTCGGAGGAGAACACACCCGCCCTCAGCCCGCAG GTTTTGGCGCCGGCCACGCCTCCCGCCCCCACCCACCACGCCACGGTCATCGTCCCTGCGCCGGCACAGCCCGCCACCCAGCCCCATCACGTCACCGTGGTTACCATGGGCCCGCCCTCGGTCATCAACGCAGCATCCACGTCTCGGCAGAACCTGGACACGATCgtgcag gccaTCCAGCATATTGAGGGCACCCAGCACGAGGAGGCCGGTGTGGGGGGCGAGGACGAGCAGAGGAGGGCCGTGATCGTCACCCCCGGACGAGGCCTGTCAGGCTCCGACACGGGGTCGGACAGCGAGGACGCGGAGGACTGCTCACTGCCCTGA
- the LOC134038220 gene encoding LOW QUALITY PROTEIN: adenylate cyclase type 9 (The sequence of the model RefSeq protein was modified relative to this genomic sequence to represent the inferred CDS: deleted 2 bases in 1 codon) codes for MIQQADSPPRGAVLMPGETHPPDKGTLQNGCHDDHRASSNKDASSLRCPPGGPVGCGPRMVNGLLTPHAEQALTNSQTSLCEMLQEKEKKWGTVGAVAMGAGMDHSALIPLRSKNFRERSDAHFVDVIKEDSLMKDYFFKPPIHKLSHTFLEKTLESAYRTSYQEEVETGAAVQTLASPTFSSFLDMLLCFSVFLALTLACFLPPLLSQRPLLQAPPVPAVPLAAGAALLETLALALSIRVAFRLDSDLACTKTLLRAISGWIPRHLTGAVLVSLPAMSVFSHVTCDMHLSIQFTMFTCCAVIIAIIQYCNFCQLSCWMRSVLATVVGLLLLALLFSTPCSVASSLFFWSNGPTNSSDNTTAPLQDPGPRPRDLIGPEACVAFFLLLLLVWFLNREYEVSYRLHYHGNVEADQHRIKIQNMRDQADWLLRNIIPIHVAEQLKVTQSYSKNHNDVGVIFASIVNFSEFYEESYEGGKECYRVLNELIGDFDELLRKPAFSNIEKIKTIGATYMAAAGLNAQQCAEAAHPHAHLRALFDFALEMMRVVDDFNKNMLGFGFKLRIGFNHGPLTAGVIGTTKLLYDIWGDTVNIASRMDTTGVECRVQVSEESYGVLSAMDYDFNYRGTVNVKGKGQMKTFLFPKSADSGPVPQYQLSVSPEIRVQVDGSIGRSPTDEIGNVLPAVPAVHATGGTAPGAAPLASPGTGAGPLGQERAGAGSRDAPERRLSADAPARRSSHAGLASLPITSLPEPAPPSTNIKPPIPAVSPSVQPISAQNATAVSGKGAKKDVGDDDDDDDDDDEDIIGELTKL; via the exons ATGATTCAACAGGCGGAT tctccgCCCCGTGGTGCGGTGCTGATGCCAGGGGAGACTCACCCGCCAGACAAGGGGACGCTACAGAACGGCTGTCATGACGACCACAGGGCCAGCAGCAACAAG GACGCCTCGTCCCTCAGGTGTCCCCCGGGGGGTCCCGTGGGCTGCGGCCCCAGGATGGTCAACGGGCTGCTGACCCCGCACGCGGAGCAGGCCCTGACCAACAGCCAGACGTCCCTGTGCGAGAtgctgcaggagaaggagaagaagtgGGGCACGGTGGGCGCCGTG GCCATGGGCGCCGGCATGGACCACTCAGCCCTCATCCCCCTGCGCTCCAAGAACTTCCGGGAGAGGAGCGACGCCCACTTTGTGGACGTCATcaaggaggacag tctgaTGAAGGACTACTTCTTCAAACCTCCCATCCACAAGCTGAGCCACACCTTCCTGGAGAAGACTCTGGAGTCAGCTTACAGGACCAGCTaccaggaggag GTGGAGACCGGGGCGGCAGTCCAGACGCTGGCCAGCCCCACCTTCAGCTCCTTCCTGGACATGCTGCTCTGCTTCTCCGTCTTCCTGGCGCTCACCCTCGCCTGCTTCCTGCCCCCGCTGCTCTCCCAGCGGCCCCTGCTGCAGGCCCCGCCCGTGCCCGCCGTGCCCCTGGCGGCCGGCGCCGCCCTGCTGGAGacgctggccctggccctgtccatacg AGTGGCGTTCCGCCTGGACAGTGATCTGGCCTGCACTAAGACCCTGCTGAGGGCCATCTCTGGCTGGATCCCCCGCCACCTGACGGGGGCGGTGCTGGTGTCCCTGCCCGCCATGTCTGTGTTCTCTCACGTCACCTGCGACATGCACCTGTCCATCCAG TTCACCATGTTCACCTGCTGTGCCGTCATCATCGCCATCATCCAGTACTGCAACTTCTGCCAGCTGAGCTGCTGGATGCGTTCTGTTCTGGCCACTGTGGTGGGCCTGCTCCTGCTGGCCCTGCTGTTCAGCACCCCCTGCAG TGTTGCCAGCAGTTTGTTTTTCTG gtcaaACGGTCCAACCAACAGCAGCGACAACACCACCGCTCCCCTGCAGGACCCCGGGCCCCGCCCCCGAGACCTGATTGGCCCCGAGGCCTGCGtggccttcttcctcctcctcctcctcgtctggtTCCTCAACCGCGAGTACGAGGTCAGCTACCGTCTGCATTACCACGGCAACGTGGAGGCCGACCAGCACCGCATCAAGATCCAGAACATGCGCGACCAGGCCGACTGGCTGCTGCGCAACATCATCCCCATCCACGTCGCCGAGCAACTGAAGGTGACGCAGAGCTACTCCAAAAACCACAACGACGTGGGCGTGATCTTCGCCAGCATCGTCAACTTCAGCGAGTTCTACGAGGAGAGCTACGAGGGGGGCAAGGAGTGCTACCGCGTCCTCAACGAGCTCATCGGCGACTTCGACGAGCTGCTCCGCAAGCCCGCCTTCTCCAACATCGAGAAGATCAAGACCATCGGCGCCACCTACATGGCCGCGGCCGGCCTCAACGCGCAGCAGTGCGCCGAGGCCGCCCACCCGCACGCCCACCTGAGGGCGCTGTTCGACTTCGCCCTGGAGATGATGCGCGTGGTGGACGACTTCAACAAGAACATGCTGGGCTTCGGCTTCAAGCTGAGGATCGGGTTCAACCACGGGCCGCTGACGGCGGGGGTCATCGGCACCACCAAGCTGCTGTACGACATCTGGGGCGACACGGTCAACATCGCCAGCCGCATGGACACCACGGGGGTGGAGTGCCGCGTCCAGGTGAGCGAGGAGAGCTACGGCGTCCTGAGCGCCATGGACTACGACTTCAACTACCGCGGCACGGTCAACGTCAAGGGCAAAGGTCAGATGAAGACCTTCCTGTTCCCCAAGAGCGCCGACAGCGGGCCCGTGCCGCAGTACCAGCTGTCCGTCTCCCCGGAGATCCGGGTGCAGGTGGACGGCAGCATCGGGCGCTCCCCGACCGACGAGATCGGCAACGTGTTGCCGGCTGTGCCGGCTGTGCATGCGACGGGTGGCACAGCGCCCGGCGCCGCCCCCCTCGCCAGCCCTGGGACGGGCGCGGGGCCgctggggcaggagagggcaggggcggGGTCAAGAGACGCCCCGGAGAGACGTCTGTCCGCGGACGCTCCTGCCAGACGATCGTCCCACGCCGGCCTGGCGTCTCTGCCAATCACCAGTCTGCCTGAACCGGCTCCTCCCTCTACGAACATCAAGCCACCAATCCCTgcagtctctccctccgtccaacCTATCTCTGCCCAGAATGCTACAGCTGTATCAGGGAAGGGAGCGAAAAAAGATgtcggtgatgatgatgatgatgatgatgatgatgatgaagacatTATTGGCGAGCTAACCAAACTCTGA